A genomic stretch from Halichoerus grypus chromosome 5, mHalGry1.hap1.1, whole genome shotgun sequence includes:
- the S100A10 gene encoding protein S100-A10 isoform X1: MLSGEVSTDFTKMPSQMEHAMETMMFTFHKFAGDKGYLTKEDLRVLMEKEFPGFLENQKDPLAVDKIMKDLDQCRDGKVGFQSFFSLIAGLTIACNDYFVIHMKQKGKK, from the exons GTTTCAACAGACTTCACCAAAATGCCGTCTCAAATGGAACATGCCATGGAAACCATGATGTTCACGTTTCACAAGTTTGCTGGGGATAAAGGCTACTTAACAAAGGAGGACCTGAGAGTACTCATGGAAAAGGAGTTCCCTGGATTTTTGGAA aatCAAAAAGACCCTCTGGCTGTGGACAAAATAATGAAGGACCTGGACCAGTGCCGAGACGGCAAAGTGGGCTTCCAGAGCTTCTTCTCGCTAATTGCTGGGCTCACCATCGCATGCAATGACTATTTCGTAATACACAtgaagcagaagggaaagaagtaG
- the S100A10 gene encoding protein S100-A10 isoform X2 produces MLQVSTDFTKMPSQMEHAMETMMFTFHKFAGDKGYLTKEDLRVLMEKEFPGFLENQKDPLAVDKIMKDLDQCRDGKVGFQSFFSLIAGLTIACNDYFVIHMKQKGKK; encoded by the exons GTTTCAACAGACTTCACCAAAATGCCGTCTCAAATGGAACATGCCATGGAAACCATGATGTTCACGTTTCACAAGTTTGCTGGGGATAAAGGCTACTTAACAAAGGAGGACCTGAGAGTACTCATGGAAAAGGAGTTCCCTGGATTTTTGGAA aatCAAAAAGACCCTCTGGCTGTGGACAAAATAATGAAGGACCTGGACCAGTGCCGAGACGGCAAAGTGGGCTTCCAGAGCTTCTTCTCGCTAATTGCTGGGCTCACCATCGCATGCAATGACTATTTCGTAATACACAtgaagcagaagggaaagaagtaG
- the S100A10 gene encoding protein S100-A10 isoform X3, translating to MPSQMEHAMETMMFTFHKFAGDKGYLTKEDLRVLMEKEFPGFLENQKDPLAVDKIMKDLDQCRDGKVGFQSFFSLIAGLTIACNDYFVIHMKQKGKK from the exons ATGCCGTCTCAAATGGAACATGCCATGGAAACCATGATGTTCACGTTTCACAAGTTTGCTGGGGATAAAGGCTACTTAACAAAGGAGGACCTGAGAGTACTCATGGAAAAGGAGTTCCCTGGATTTTTGGAA aatCAAAAAGACCCTCTGGCTGTGGACAAAATAATGAAGGACCTGGACCAGTGCCGAGACGGCAAAGTGGGCTTCCAGAGCTTCTTCTCGCTAATTGCTGGGCTCACCATCGCATGCAATGACTATTTCGTAATACACAtgaagcagaagggaaagaagtaG